A stretch of DNA from Montipora foliosa isolate CH-2021 chromosome 4, ASM3666993v2, whole genome shotgun sequence:
cgaattctaatgcttaacacaggaatttttagttattgtgaaaatctttctatatttgttagcaatcatcctttcaaatttcagagaaagcgaccggtctgcgaatattttacgagtttctttcaatgggatgtcaaaaggcgaAGTGGATGTTATttgcataatcgggcaagttgcgcgtgtgacccgttataaatcttttttcacaaaatgttcccgaatcgtcaagtatcaccagagaagaaacgaaaatcattctaaaagcttattttacgcaaaaagtaggttctggaggtaattttgagtgtggaaatcaagtttacagcaGATGACAAATACAAATTTACGAGCCATGGTATAttcaattaagttaacacaacagaaaggagTCGCTTACCttatattttgacacgaaaatgctttactattgccataaaaactatccagttaagctcgcatattacacatgatgaattcataaaagccaccATTTTGCAGCGaaatgctttttgaaacaaacaacatatgtgctataagaggcaaaaaacccttcctatttcatttaatacgtgcgtgaagacaagaaaatcaatcgtgtcaaattacactccgtgtcaaaaacgcaacacggtaaataaatttcccacgagtgtttagcatcaaacccttcactgaaaaaccctttacttgaattatccagcaaaaaatgggcaacaagctttctttcaaataatttttgactaacaggaatttgtgaaatttccaattgttagcagaagactgtgcagaattgagtacagatccaagtctctcttttgttaaacccataagttactagagaattttccatttgatttcagcgttgtacaaaacaccacactcttacaatattagaactacatctcacagttgattacggctcgacgggcgacagactgttgtcgaagtccattactcgtcgcttttaagattccagatttttttttcagcgcctttcttgttcagtatccaattgactttccattattaagctccataatggtatattttacttaaaaatccactaaaacgccattcgcgttacatgactttcgacgccattgccggttacgttgatcattctactgtgtccaccagagaaatctacgcatttcccactaccctctcgatcctaagacaaTACGCGGAAAAGGCTCTATgcataaagacaccacttagcaggggagagacaggcaagacttttaccgacacggaaaataaaaaaaaaaaaaataatctacccattttccgactggtttgctataggcaacccagtaataatcaaaaatacaaaatgttGTCCAGGGAGCAAATTGTCTGGATACCTCTCGTTACATCAACTCACATTTCTTCTGCAGACATTGTCATCTTTCCAATGGCTATTGCATGCTCTTTTCCTTCAGCAGTTATTGCCTGTGAACTGGTTAAGAGAACATAACTCCCGAACCTCAGATAAGCTGCAGTTGTTAGTTGCTTAAAAAAACTGACAAGGCTTTAAAAAAAGTTCTTAAGTctcaaaaaataatttattttacttttcttACAATAAGAGGGAATTTATTTACATAAGTGACAGAATTACAGCTGTATatccaaggctgctgcctaagaaaattttccgggagcccttcgggcttccaacattaaaagttagtagccagagtcattttttcaagagcccagaatttatttattccagctgggatcatatttatgagaaagtgaggatgaatcaagtaaggcgcccgttctggctacttgttcagaactTTGGTTGCCCAGGCTCGCAAATAAGGtgccccaggcgaccgggcgaccgttaggcagcagccttgatatCGACACAGAGATAGGTGTGCATGAATTACACAAATGTGAATAATTAAGGAAAATTAAAATGAGGGTGTTCGCAAAAATACGGTAACTTTGGGTATTCAGCTTCAACAAggtgtaaaaaaaaatccaagtaCAATGTACCTCAACTTGCACTTAATCCGGAAATTCGCATAATTAGATGCCTGCCCAGTGAATTTTGATATACTATTTGAAGTGTCCCATTTAAACCAAGCATTTGCTAcccatttccaacaataagATAAGTTTCAAGGTTGGAGTAGTTTTTAGGTAAATGCAGTTTTTTATCAGTCTTTACTTCAAGAGTTTTGGGGACATTTGTGATACTTACTAAAATTAGCAAGCATCAAATTACTTGGTATTTCTGGACAAATGCGTCAACTTGCTGTTATTGCCTTTTACAACAGCTTCCAAGGTCACAAAATACAATgtaatgaaatgatatatgaagtgaatcttacattgaactgcggatgtgaaatcaagtgaagctatggttGTCGCAGTTAAttttaatgcaattttagcaattccgtagagaagcctgaaaatttcaggaagTCCTGAATTTGTCAGGCTTCTCTGagctacgcaattgctaaaattgcatttatAACTGTGACGACCATAATTCACTAGAAAGTACAATGTATAAAGGATACAACAAAAGCCCCTTTAGGCAAGGTGATCATCTTAGCTCCAGGACTGGTAAGCCCTCTACACATTACATTAGCACcacttaaaagaaattttatcGCTCCTTTGTCCACTTGTTGATGTGGTAGGATGACAGGATCTATCATTGAAAACAAGTAATTTAACGTTAGGTGTCATGAAATGGAAATGAAGGGAGAGAGCACAATTATATCCTTCAGCAGTTTAACAGAGGCAAAGAAAGAATGGAAAAGCAAAAAAGAGCATGCTTCCAACTCCGAAAAATGCTTCTCCTTAATTGACAAATAAATTCCAAGAATGTCCTGAACTATAatttcaacaataataattaatacaaCGTTAAATTCTGCCCTGCgtattattacatttttttaccATTAATTTTACAAGGTATTGAGATGAAGGTTAAAATATAATGTTGTATCCAAATGTACGAAGGCTTGGATGAGCGACCGATGAGGAATCACTACAAGTACGAATAAAGTAGCATAAATATGAGCAGAAGCCTGAATGAGTTGAAAAGTGCCACTAGCCTCAAATATATTTCTTTCCTGAGATAAATCTTTTCACTTAACTGCAGAAATATCCTTATGTCTTCACTTTGAAATtccaatattattataatttaagtGCACTGTCAAATTTAACAAAAAGCAGATGTTGTTTGCCCCATGGCCAATGTAGTGTGGGGCATCCTGAGATGACATCACAaacagggttctccttatcaggcggtGTTCTGTGCCAACTTTCTCCGTCTATGCCGCTTCCGCATGTGTATGAGGGCTGCTAGAGCTGCGCACCCTGGAGTGGCTGCGTGGGCAAGTGGCGGATGGTTTGTCATGAACGAGAGTCATTTTCACCTATTTGCCCGGAGTGTGGCAGCGGTGTTTAATGCTTACGCGGGCCTGCTGGTGCAAGCCTTTGGGGCTGAGGATTTTCCCCTGTGGGCATCGATCCCCGCAGAAGTGGGGATCGAGAACCGCCACGTGTTGCGCCTCCGCCTGGTCCCGGAGTGTCTCGGTGTCGTGGGCTCACTGTTGTTTTTGAATGAGACTCTTCTGTCTCAAAAATGCCTGAATAAAAATGCCGATTGGATTTAACAAATTTCCAGGGAAGGGGTCGTTTTCGAGGATTTGTTGTGTCTGGGGGAGGGCCAACTGCCTGCTCGAGTGGGTGGTGGCTTTGATTTGCTGTCCACTGCGGTGTCGTTCCTGATTTTGCGGTGCGCGGGGTGACTGTGGACATCTTTGCTGCATTCGCCGATTGCGGCACATTCCGCATTCGCGGGGTTGGGTGAGCTGGGGCCGCGGGGTCCGCAAGCGGGGAGTGGGTGGCCACGGCGTGCCGTGCGGTGGGGTGTGAGCGGCTGGTGACTCGATGTCAATGCGTGGGGGGTTTTTTCGCATCGGGGGGTGGATTGAGAACTGGTGTTTCTGGCACGCACTTTGGGCTTGCATCTGGGGGCGCTGACACCTGGAGGGGGATTGTATCTGTTGACCTTTGGCCGAGTCGTGCGTCGCGCGGTGTTGTTCTTGTGTCTTCATCCTGGTTCTGTTCGGGAGTGACTTGCTTCTGTGGGTTTGTTTGCGGACGGGTGCCGACAGGTTTCGGGCGGGCGGGGGTGTCGCATGTCCGGTGGGCTGCATGTGTTGCGGTGCCGGGCACGGCGATTTGGTGAATGATTGTTTTGATCAGACAGAATTGataacttataaaaaaaataaattaaaaaaaaaaggtaactagtaaaatttaccgcttgtaagagcactgtcttattaccgcctgcaaacgctcagaagtcAGTTATCCTTTTGCAGAATGTCCAACATTGACCAATTGCTTTTAattaccggtttgaaaaggtgccaaacctgttgcgctgaaaactagggagaaccctgcaCAAACTCCTTTGAAATGCAAAAACTCTGTCAAAACTGGAGAGCAAATTTAACAGCTTGAAACATCATCTCAGGGATAGACACACGCTCCTCACCAGCCTGGCTGCAGGACAAAGGCATGCTTGCCAATTTTCTCAACTTTACACAACTCACACAGATTTGTCCAGAAGTgtccctaattagatgcaagcagatttcaataagcgtcacgaagtgtcctcttCCTATTCTCCCCaatttcaacatcacttgtgtcttggaaaacagacaataattattgctgccACAAACAAGAGTCCCTCAAATGAggctcctcaagtaaggataaacagctgaaTTTACCCTAAACTAAAAATAACGTTACTTTATTACTTTGTTCAAAGAACAAAGTATAGGATTCGCCTCCGTTTTTGGACttttaacttattttattttatattgttttatttgggggggagggggagggaggcAGTCACAATCTGCCTGTCCATGCATAAGATTTCATAAGATTTCTCTGTCTCACAGAAGGCAGCCTAACTCAGTATCTAGAACTTCCTTCAGAAGCAACCGTGAAATGACTACTAAACCACAGAAGACTACATGACAGATTAACCCGtttacacccaaaccggccagacttagtattttactctgtctaacgccagacgattttaatcgtcaatggggaacccctgggagtcaatgggttaacaggGAAATATATATTCTAGAATTGTGCGTGACCAGAAACAagttttcgtgttttttttgcACGCAATGCAATGTCTGGTTATCATATGACTCCGTAGCACATATCATTATAATTCTCttggtattgttaagaaaaagtatttaaatatttttaaataccatGATCGTAGAGATTTGCAATGCATGTGTTTACTGCTTTTGATTGGAATCATGCCGTTCACAACAGTTTTATTAAAATGTacgagtacaaggaaaggttacgtttttggaaacattggccgtgaagcactatATTTCagcagacttaactgattagatgCTTGTGGGGTAGAAAACAttaagcacttcacattacactctctaatcagttaagtctgttgaaatatagtgcttcacggccaacgtttgcaaaaacgtaccctttccttgtacttgtacatgtccatcttcagttcccacggcctgctcccgtctgaccttgtagctcagtcggtagagcagcggtgatctaacccgaaggtcgtgggttcaattcccaccctggtcagaatttttctctgtccttgtttgggcccatttccattagtagctagggctaatactCACATGGTTCTtatggggtagaaaacaagcacctcacattacactctaatcagttaagttttAAATGCAAACAACTATCTATGATCACACTTAAGCCTATCATTGGGTCACGGACTGTGGACTTTGGACTACACAATTGAAACTGGATAATATTATTGACCAAGATGTGGTAACCTTAAAAAaacccactgaaatactgtgaactaaAAGGAAGTCagctaaaaatccttcgaaAAAAGTGCAGGCTACCCATAGCCTCAAGTTGTTGGCAATAGGTTGCAAGGCTTAGACTTCAAGGGACACTTCCTGTTGGATGTCGAAATTGAGTGTGCATctaatttggtggatttctggACATAAGCCAACTCACATGGCACTTCAGAAGCAATATCGCAACCAGTTCATGTAATTTATTAAAAAATACTTGTTTTATGGTGCTGAAATTTTACTTTTGTGGaacaaaaataatgataatgaggTTAGCGgcaatttaaaaataataatatcactGCTTACATTTATGTAGAAGTCTTAGTGAAGGTAAATAGTCTCCCTCTCTTTGTCTGAAGAAGAGGATTTCTTGATTTACAGATAATATTTCTATGTGATCATGGctgcaaaataaaaaacaagacAAGTCAGATAATAATACTTCGTCTAACAACA
This window harbors:
- the LOC138000371 gene encoding malignant T-cell-amplified sequence 1-like: MFKKFQAKEAISGVSQVKSSVQRGIRSKLVEKFPPLDDYIAQIFPKKEPLVLVKCHDHIEILSVNQEILFFRQREGDYLPSLRLLHKYPVILPHQQVDKGAIKFLLSGANVMCRGLTSPGAKMITLPKGAFVAITAEGKEHAIAIGKMTMSAEEIRETNKGIGVEVIHFLNDGLWQMKQLEK